The Enterobacter asburiae genome window below encodes:
- a CDS encoding co-chaperone GroES produces MSIRPLHDRVIVKRKEVETKSAGGIVLTGSAAAKSTRGEIIAVGKGRILENGTVQPLDVKVGDIVIFNDGYGVKSEKIDNEEVLIMSESDILAIVEA; encoded by the coding sequence ATGAGTATTCGTCCGTTACATGATCGTGTGATCGTCAAACGTAAAGAAGTTGAAACCAAGTCTGCTGGCGGCATCGTTCTGACCGGTTCTGCAGCAGCCAAATCAACGCGTGGCGAAATCATCGCTGTCGGTAAGGGCCGCATCCTGGAAAACGGAACTGTGCAGCCACTGGACGTTAAAGTTGGTGACATCGTAATTTTCAACGATGGCTACGGCGTGAAATCCGAGAAGATCGACAATGAAGAAGTGTTGATCATGTCCGAGAGCGACATTCTGGCAATTGTTGAAGCGTAA
- the yjeH gene encoding L-methionine/branched-chain amino acid transporter, with product MSGLKQELGLAQGVGLLSTSLLGTGVFAVPALAALVAGNNSLWAWPALIVLVFPIAIVFAILGRHFPSAGGVAHFVGLAFGPRLQRVTGWLFLSVIPVGLPAALHIATGFGQALFGWYNEQLLLAELGTLAIVWWVGSRGASSSANLQTLVAVLIVALVVAIWWVGDITIKEIPFPAVTDVDHSQLFAALSVMFWCFVGLEAFAHLASEFKQPEHDFPRALMIGLLLAGTVYWACTVLVLHFQAFGADLAAAASLPGIVVELFGVKALWIACAIGYLACFASLNIYIQSFARLVWSQALDKSENRLARLSKRQLPLNALNAVLGCCVVSTLCIYALKINLDALIVYANGIFIMIYLLCMLAGCRLLKGRYKALAVVGGVLCLLLLAMVGWKSLYAIVMLAGLWVFLPKRGALPEAR from the coding sequence ATGAGTGGACTCAAGCAGGAGCTGGGGCTGGCGCAGGGCGTCGGACTGCTCTCAACCTCCTTGTTAGGTACGGGCGTGTTTGCCGTACCCGCGCTGGCGGCGCTGGTGGCTGGAAATAACAGCCTGTGGGCGTGGCCGGCGCTGATTGTATTGGTTTTCCCGATAGCCATTGTGTTTGCCATCCTGGGCCGGCATTTCCCCAGCGCGGGCGGCGTGGCGCACTTTGTCGGACTGGCCTTTGGCCCGCGGCTGCAGCGCGTCACCGGCTGGCTGTTTCTTTCCGTCATTCCGGTTGGCCTACCTGCGGCGCTGCATATTGCGACCGGCTTTGGTCAGGCGCTGTTTGGCTGGTATAACGAGCAGTTATTGCTGGCCGAACTGGGAACGCTGGCAATCGTCTGGTGGGTAGGCTCTCGCGGCGCCAGCTCCAGCGCCAACCTGCAGACGCTGGTTGCGGTGCTGATTGTCGCGCTCGTTGTCGCTATCTGGTGGGTGGGCGATATCACAATCAAGGAAATTCCCTTCCCTGCGGTGACAGACGTCGACCATTCACAGCTTTTCGCCGCGCTCTCTGTCATGTTCTGGTGTTTTGTCGGCCTGGAAGCCTTTGCCCATCTGGCCTCTGAATTTAAGCAGCCTGAACACGATTTCCCCCGCGCGCTGATGATAGGTCTGCTGCTTGCTGGCACAGTCTATTGGGCGTGTACCGTGCTGGTCTTACACTTCCAAGCGTTCGGAGCGGATCTCGCCGCCGCGGCATCGCTACCGGGTATCGTGGTGGAACTGTTCGGCGTGAAGGCACTATGGATCGCCTGTGCGATCGGCTATCTCGCCTGTTTTGCCAGCCTCAATATTTATATCCAGAGCTTTGCCCGGCTGGTGTGGTCGCAGGCGCTCGACAAATCAGAGAATCGCCTCGCGCGCCTGTCTAAACGCCAGCTTCCGCTGAATGCTCTGAATGCCGTACTGGGCTGCTGCGTGGTGAGCACGCTGTGTATTTACGCACTGAAGATTAATCTGGACGCGCTCATCGTCTACGCCAACGGCATTTTCATCATGATCTACCTGCTGTGCATGCTGGCGGGATGTCGTTTGCTGAAAGGTCGCTATAAAGCTCTGGCGGTCGTCGGGGGTGTGCTTTGCCTGCTGTTGCTGGCGATGGTGGGATGGAAGAGTCTGTACGCGATTGTCATGCTGGCAGGGCTGTGGGTGTTTTTGCCGAAGCGCGGTGCGCTCCCGGAGGCCCGGTAG
- a CDS encoding FxsA family protein — protein MRWIPFIAFFLYVYIEISIFIQVAHVLGVLLTLILVIFTSVIGMSLVRNQGFKNFLIMQQKMAAGESPAEEMIKSVSLIIAGLLLILPGFFTDFLGLLLLLPPVQKHLTMKLLPHLRFSRMPGGGFSTGPGDTFEGEYQRKDEQHDRLDHKDDR, from the coding sequence GTGCGCTGGATACCGTTTATTGCTTTCTTTCTCTATGTTTACATTGAGATTTCCATTTTCATCCAGGTTGCCCATGTGCTGGGCGTCCTGCTGACGCTGATTCTGGTGATTTTCACCTCCGTCATCGGCATGTCGCTGGTGCGTAATCAGGGTTTCAAAAATTTCCTGATAATGCAGCAGAAGATGGCCGCAGGGGAAAGCCCTGCGGAAGAGATGATCAAAAGCGTGTCGTTGATTATTGCAGGGCTGCTGCTGATCCTGCCGGGGTTCTTCACTGACTTCCTCGGCCTGCTGCTGCTTCTGCCGCCGGTGCAAAAACACCTGACCATGAAGCTGCTGCCGCATCTGCGCTTTAGCCGTATGCCGGGCGGCGGGTTCAGCACCGGGCCGGGCGATACCTTTGAAGGGGAGTATCAGCGTAAGGATGAACAGCACGACCGTTTAGATCATAAAGACGATCGGTGA
- the aspA gene encoding aspartate ammonia-lyase, translating into MLNNIRIEEDLLGTREVPADAYYGVHTLRAIENFYISNSKISDIPEFVRGMVMVKKAAALANKELQTIPKSAANAIIAACDEVLNNGKCMDQFPVDVYQGGAGTSVNMNTNEVLANIGLELMGHQKGEYQYLNPNDHVNKCQSTNDAYPTGFRIAVYASVVKLVDAINQLGDGFQRKAVEFQDILKMGRTQLQDAVPMTLGQEFHAFNVLLNEETKNLLRTSELLLEVNLGATAIGTRLNTPDGYQQLAVQKLAEVSNLPVVPAEDLIEATSDCGAYVMVHSALKRLAVKLSKICNDLRLLSSGPRAGLNEINLPELQAGSSIMPAKVNPVVPEVVNQVCFKVIGNDTTVTMASEAGQLQLNVMEPVIGQAMFESIHILTNACYNLLEKCINGITANKEVCEGYVYNSIGIVTYLNPFIGHHNGDIVGKICAETGKSVREVVLERGLLTEAELDDIFSAQNLMHPAYKAKRYTDESEQ; encoded by the coding sequence ATGTTAAACAACATTCGTATCGAAGAAGACTTGTTGGGTACCAGGGAAGTTCCAGCGGATGCCTACTACGGTGTCCACACTCTGAGAGCGATTGAAAACTTCTACATCAGCAACAGCAAAATCAGCGACATTCCTGAGTTTGTCCGTGGCATGGTGATGGTGAAGAAAGCCGCAGCACTGGCCAACAAAGAGCTGCAAACCATTCCTAAAAGCGCGGCAAATGCGATTATCGCGGCCTGCGATGAAGTGCTGAACAACGGCAAATGCATGGACCAGTTCCCGGTTGACGTCTATCAGGGCGGCGCGGGCACCTCCGTCAACATGAATACCAACGAAGTACTGGCAAACATTGGCCTGGAGCTGATGGGTCATCAGAAAGGTGAATACCAGTACCTGAACCCGAACGATCACGTAAACAAATGCCAGTCTACCAACGACGCCTACCCTACCGGCTTCCGTATCGCGGTGTATGCCTCTGTGGTGAAACTGGTGGATGCGATCAACCAGCTGGGTGATGGCTTCCAGCGTAAAGCGGTTGAGTTCCAGGATATCCTGAAAATGGGTCGTACCCAGCTGCAGGACGCGGTGCCGATGACGCTCGGCCAGGAATTCCACGCGTTTAACGTACTGCTGAACGAAGAGACCAAAAACCTGCTGCGCACCTCCGAGCTGCTGCTGGAAGTGAACCTGGGCGCCACCGCCATCGGTACGCGTCTGAACACCCCGGATGGCTATCAGCAGCTGGCGGTACAGAAGCTGGCTGAAGTCTCTAACCTGCCGGTTGTGCCTGCAGAAGACCTGATTGAAGCCACCTCAGACTGCGGCGCCTACGTCATGGTACACAGCGCCCTGAAACGTCTGGCGGTGAAACTGTCCAAAATCTGTAACGACTTGCGCCTGCTCTCTTCCGGTCCGCGCGCTGGCCTGAATGAAATCAACCTGCCAGAACTGCAGGCGGGTTCGTCCATCATGCCAGCCAAGGTGAACCCGGTTGTGCCAGAAGTGGTGAATCAGGTTTGCTTCAAAGTCATCGGTAACGATACGACCGTGACCATGGCCTCTGAAGCGGGTCAGCTGCAGCTGAACGTGATGGAGCCAGTGATTGGCCAAGCGATGTTTGAATCCATCCACATCCTGACCAACGCCTGCTACAACCTGCTGGAAAAATGCATTAACGGTATCACGGCGAATAAAGAAGTCTGTGAGGGTTATGTCTACAACTCCATCGGGATCGTCACCTACCTCAACCCGTTCATCGGTCACCACAACGGTGATATCGTCGGTAAGATTTGCGCCGAAACCGGTAAGAGCGTACGTGAAGTGGTGCTGGAGCGCGGGCTGTTGACCGAAGCTGAGCTGGACGATATCTTCTCGGCCCAGAACTTGATGCACCCGGCATATAAAGCAAAACGATATACCGATGAAAGCGAACAGTAA